One part of the Helicobacter cetorum MIT 99-5656 genome encodes these proteins:
- the folK gene encoding 2-amino-4-hydroxy-6-hydroxymethyldihydropteridine diphosphokinase: protein MHKILLTHFFPSASKSGVCFSNRVVLGIGGNIKSPLKTLERCYLWLKNHSGIGRLLTSPIYLNPPFGYTQQPTFYNATIVLRTYLSLREFFALVFYIERRFGRKRKRDFKDAPRTLDIDILAFNKVVLNQAYLTLPHPKWHERESVLVPLALQQILFKNGELK, encoded by the coding sequence ATGCATAAGATTCTTTTGACACATTTTTTTCCGAGTGCTTCTAAGAGTGGGGTGTGTTTTTCTAATAGGGTTGTGTTAGGGATTGGGGGCAATATAAAAAGTCCGCTAAAAACTTTAGAGCGATGCTACTTGTGGTTGAAAAATCATAGTGGCATAGGAAGACTTTTAACTTCTCCTATCTATTTGAACCCACCCTTTGGCTATACTCAGCAACCCACTTTTTATAATGCTACGATTGTGCTTAGGACATATTTGAGTTTGCGTGAATTTTTTGCTTTAGTTTTTTATATAGAAAGGCGTTTTGGTCGCAAAAGAAAGCGTGATTTTAAGGACGCTCCAAGGACTTTGGATATTGATATTCTTGCCTTTAATAAGGTGGTGTTGAATCAAGCTTATTTGACCTTGCCCCATCCTAAGTGGCATGAGAGAGAGTCCGTGTTAGTGCCTTTAGCCTTACAGCAAATCCTTTTTAAA